From Arctopsyche grandis isolate Sample6627 chromosome 12, ASM5162203v2, whole genome shotgun sequence, one genomic window encodes:
- the LOC143919784 gene encoding uncharacterized protein LOC143919784: protein MECRLCLCSAPAGSFVSIYDDPHPLRLVQRIWTCCQLRVRKGDHLPDMICLSCVKNLELFDSFRNASIQNDATSRAELDKYLKIKPEEVLLENLIWEDELDAHCPPDICSSPVDGEISGGKNTWNDNMAEIIDTSRHILAEELPLRKALDKICSTHSELDHKNKFQANLFTHKLDLVTQKSFNTLRKMHECDICSQSYLRKNELTSHMNIHAGVKPYICDICSKSFRSKCQLYKHMLIHSGVKSHKCDICSKSYHLKYLLRRHMVIHSGLKQHKCDICSKSFHSKVQLCRHIVIHSGVKAYTCDICSKAFHFKVQLSHHIVIHSGVKSHKCDICSKSFRYKYQLCNHMVIHSEVKSYKCDICSKSYLRKNKLTLHMHIHTGVRPHKCDICSKSFHSKVQLCRHMVIHSGIKPYKCDICSKSFHSKVELCRHMVIHSGIKPHKCDICSKSFHSKVELCRHMVFHSGLKPHKCDICSKSFHYKARLYQHMVIHSGVKSYKCDICSKSFRYKYQLCNHLVIHSGVKSHKCDICSKSFHNKAQLYQHMVIHSGVKSHKCDICSKSFRYKYQLCNHMVIHSGVKSGKCASGSGQSGNF, encoded by the exons atggagtgcagactttgtctctgCTCTGCTCCAGCAGGGTCCTTCGTCTCCATCTACGACGACCCTCATCCACTGCGTTTGGTGCAgcgcatttggacctgctgtcagtTGCGG GTTAGGAAAGGAGACCATCTGCCAGATATGATATGCCTTTCTTGTGTCAAAAATCTGGAGTTGTTCGACAGCTTTCGGAACGCTTCTATTCAGAATGACGCAACGTCGAGGGCGGAATTAGATAAGTATTTGAAAATCAAGCCGGAGGAAGTTTTGCTGGAAAatttaatatgggaagatgAGCTGGATGCTCATTGCCCACCCGACATTTGTAGTTCACCAGTAGATGGCGAG atctCTGGAGGAAAAAATACTTGGAATGATAATATGGCTGAAATAATAGATACTAGTAGACACATTCTCGCGGAAGAATTACCATTACGAAAAGCTTTAGATAAGATTTGCTCTACACATTCTGAATTGGACCACAAAAACAAATTCCAAGCCAACTTGTTTACCCATAAACTTGATCTCGTGACACAGAAAAGCTTTAACACTCTCAGAAAGATGCacgaatgtgacatttgttcacaaTCATACCTTAGAAAGAATGAACTCACctcacatatgaatattcatgctggggtaaagccatacatatgtgacatttgttcaaaatcattccgtTCAAAATGTCAACTCTACAAACACATGCTTATCCATAGTGGAgtaaagtcacacaaatgtgacatttgttcaaaatcataccATTTAAAATATCTACTCCGCAGACACATGGTTATTCATAGTGGATTAAAgcaacacaaatgtgacatttgttcaaaatcattccattCAAAAGTTCAACTCTGCCGTCACATAGTTATTCATAGTGGAGTAAAGGCATACacatgtgatatttgttcaaaagcaTTCCATTTTAAAGTTCAACTCTCCCATCACATAGTTATCCATAGTGGAgtaaagtcacacaaatgtgacatttgttcaaaatcattccgtTATAAATATCAACTCTGTAATCACATGGTTATCCATAGTGAAGTAAagtcatacaaatgtgacatttgttcaaaatcataccTTAGAAAGAATAAACTCaccttacatatgcatattcatactggggtaaggccacacaaatgtgacatttgttcaaaatcattccattCAAAAGTTCAACTCTGCCGTCACATGGTTATTCATAGTGGaataaagccatacaaatgtgacatttgttcaaaatcattccattCAAAAGTTGAACTCTGCCGTCACATGGTTATTCATAGTGgaataaagccacacaaatgtgacatttgttcaaaatcattccattCAAAAGTTGAACTCTGCCGTCACATGGTTTTTCATAGTGGactaaagccacacaaatgtgacatttgttcaaaatcattccattATAAAGCTCGACTCTACCAACACATGGTTATCCATAGTGGAGTAAagtcatacaaatgtgacatttgttcaaaatcattccgtTATAAATATCAACTCTGTAATCACTTGgttattcatagtggggtaaagtcacacaaatgtgacatttgttcaaaatcattccataATAAAGCTCAACTCTACCAACACATGGTTATCCATAGTGGAgtaaagtcacacaaatgtgacatttgttcaaaatcattccgtTATAAATATCAACTCTGTAATCACATGgttattcatagtggggtaaagtcAGGCAAATGTGCATCAGGATCAGGTCAGTCTGGAAATTTCTAG
- the LOC143919987 gene encoding uncharacterized protein LOC143919987 — translation MLVQPLPPSIPENSTPRRKQIPFVRINKLNARTTTSTKHSRKFDASTKANSFRTHQQTKCSYNHFHQAFQKIRRLDESKFLSYASITTSTKHSRNTIKGGTTQTTPVDPQQQASTHSSRPVNIQLLTSHHYTTRTWKINQPDEPATHCRIQRPSEHSRTTSQQHTAASRDLLNIAEYRASDTLPYPETAERHTFTNN, via the coding sequence atgctcgtacaaccacttccaccaagcattccagaaaattcgacgcctcgacgaaagcaaattcctttcgtacgcatcaacaaactaaatgctcgtacaaccacttccaccaagcattccagaaaattcgacgcctcgacgaaagcaaattcctttcgtacgcatcaacaaactaaatgctcgtacaaccacttccaccaagcattccagaaaattcgacgcctcgacgaaagcaaattcctttcgtacgcatcaataaccacttccaccaagcattccagaaacactataaaaggaggtacaacccaaacaacgccagtcgacccacagcagcaagcgtcgacacacagcagcagaccagtcaacatacagctcctgaccagccaccactacactacgcggacttggaagatcaaccagccggacgagccagcaacacactgccgtatccagagaccttccgaacatagccgaacaacgagccagcaacacactgccgcatccagagaccttctgaacatagctgaataccgagccagcgacactctaccatatccagagaccgctgaacgacatacttttaccaacaattaa
- the LOC143919968 gene encoding uncharacterized protein LOC143919968 isoform X1, whose protein sequence is MECRLCLCSAPAGSFVSIYDDPHPLRLVQRIWTCCQLRVRKGDHLPDMICLSCVKNLELFDSFRNASIQNDATSRAELDKYLKIKPEEVLLENLIWEDELDAHCPPDICSSPVDGEIPGGKNTWNDNMAEIIDTSRHILAEELPLRKALDKICSTHSELDHKNKFQANLFTHKLDLVTQKSFNTLRKMHECDICSQSYLRKNELTSHMNIHAGVKPYICDICSKSFRSKCQVYKHMLIHSGVKSHKCDICSKSYHLKYQLRRHMVIHSGLSQHKCDICSKSYLRKNQLTAHMNIHTGVNPHKCDICSKSFHSKVQLCRHIVIHSGVKPHKCDICSKAFHFKAQLSQHIVIHSGVKSHKCDICSKSFLRKNELALHMHIHTGVRPHKCDICSKSFHSKGELCRHMVIHSGIKPHKCDICSKSFHLKVQLCRHMVIHSGIKPHKCDICSKSFHFKALLSQHIVIHSGVKSYKCDICSKSFRYKYQLCNHLAIHSGVKSHKCDICSKIFCYKYQLCNHMVIHSGVKSHKCDICSRSYVRKNELTLHMHIHTGVKPHKCDICSKSFHSKGELCRHIVIHSGVKPHKCDICSKSFHLKIQLCRHIIIHSGVKSHKCDICSKSYHYKAQLYQHMVIHSGVKSHKCDICSKSFRYKYQLCNHMVIHSGVKSHKCDICSKSYHYKAQLYQHMVIHSGVKSHKCDICSESFRYKYQLCNHMVIHSGVKSGKCASGSGQSGNF, encoded by the exons atggagtgcagactttgtctctgCTCTGCTCCAGCAGGGTCCTTCGTCTCCATCTACGACGACCCTCATCCACTGCGTTTGGTGCAgcgcatttggacctgctgtcagtTGCGG GTTAGGAAAGGAGACCATCTGCCAGATATGATATGCCTTTCTTGTGTCAAAAATCTGGAGTTGTTCGACAGCTTTCGGAACGCTTCTATTCAGAATGACGCAACGTCGAGGGCGGAATTAGATAAGTATTTGAAAATCAAGCCGGAGGAAGTTTTGCTGGAAAatttaatatgggaagatgAGCTGGATGCTCATTGCCCACCCGACATTTGTAGTTCACCAGTAGATGGCGAG atccCTGGAGGAAAAAATACTTGGAATGATAATATGGCTGAAATAATAGATACTAGTAGACACATTCTCGCGGAAGAATTACCATTACGAAAAGCTTTAGATAAGATTTGCTCTACACATTCTGAATTGGACCACAAAAACAAATTCCAAGCCAACTTGTTTACCCATAAACTTGATCTCGTGACACAGAAAAGCTTTAACACTCTCAGAAAGATGCacgaatgtgacatttgttcacaaTCATACCTTAGAAAGAATGAACTCACctcacatatgaatattcatgctggggtaaagccatacatatgtgacatttgttcaaaatcattccgtTCAAAATGTCAAGTCTACAAACACATGCTTATCCATAGTGGAgtaaagtcacacaaatgtgacatttgttcaaaatcataccatttaaaatatcaactcCGCAGACACATGGTTATTCATAGTGGATTAAGtcaacacaaatgtgacatttgttcaaaatcataccTTAGAAAGAATCAATTAACcgcacatatgaatattcatactggggtaaatccacacaaatgtgacatttgttcaaaatcattccattCAAAAGTTCAACTCTGCCGTCACATAGTTATTCATAGTggagtaaagccacacaaatgtgacatttgttcaaaagcaTTCCATTTTAAAGCTCAACTCTCCCAACACATAGTTATCCATAGTGGAgtaaagtcacacaaatgtgacatttgttcaaaatcattccttagaaaGAATGAACTCgccttacatatgcatattcatactggggtaaggccacacaaatgtgacatttgttcaaaatcattccattCCAAAGGTGAACTCTGCCGTCACATGGTTATTCATAGTGgaataaagccacacaaatgtgacatttgttcaaaatcattccattTAAAAGTTCAACTCTGCCGTCACATGGTTATTCATAGTGgaataaagccacacaaatgtgacatttgttcaaaatcattccattTTAAAGCTCTACTCTCCCAACACATAGTTATCCATAGTGGAGTAAagtcatacaaatgtgacatttgttcaaaatctttcCGTTATAAATATCAACTCTGTAATCACTTGGctattcatagtggggtaaagtcacacaaatgtgacatttgttcaaaaatattCTGTTATAAATATCAACTCTGTAATCACATGGTTATCCATAGTGGAgtaaagtcacacaaatgtgatatttgttcacgaTCATACGTTAGAAAGAATGAACTCaccttacatatgcatattcatactggggtaaagccacacaaatgtgacatttgttcaaaatcattccattCCAAAGGTGAACTCTGCCGGCACATAGTTATTCATAGTggagtaaagccacacaaatgtgacatttgttcaaaatcattccatttaaaaattcaactcTGCCGGCACATAATTATCCATAGTGGAgtaaagtcacacaaatgtgacatttgttcaaaatcataccATTATAAAGCTCAACTCTACCAACACATGGTTATCCATAGTGGAgtaaagtcacacaaatgtgacatttgttcaaaatcattccgtTATAAATATCAACTCTGTAATCACATGgttattcatagtggggtaaagtcacacaaatgtgacatttgttcaaaatcatatcaTTATAAAGCTCAACTCTACCAACACATGGTTATCCATAGTGGAgtaaagtcacacaaatgtgacatttgttcagaATCATTCCGTTATAAATATCAACTCTGTAATCACATGgttattcatagtggggtaaagtcAGGCAAATGTGCATCAGGATCAGGTCAGTCAGGAAATTTCTAG
- the LOC143919972 gene encoding uncharacterized protein LOC143919972: MATLILTPNDLETPLESITSPTCILVCQDRELQTSPGVCASSSRVAMECRLCLCSDPAGSFVSIYDDPHPLRLVQRIWTCCQLRVRRGDHLPDMICLSCVKNLELFDSFRNASIQNDATSRVELDKYLKVKPEEVLLENLIWEDELDAHCPPDICSSPVDGEIPGKTLTQKNFNTRRKLHECDVCSKSFLRKNELTIHMNIHTGIKPHKCDICSKSFLRKNALRAHMNIHAGVKPHKCDICSKSYLRKNELTIHMNIHTGVKPHKCDICSKSFHSKNPLRRHMFIHSKVKPHKCDICAKSYLRKNELTIHMNIHTGIKPHKCDICSKSFLRKNALRAHMNIHAGVKPHKCDICSKSFHSKNPLRRHMFIHSKVKPHKCDICAKSYLRKNELTIHMNIHTGIKPHKCDICSKSFLTKNELRAHMNIHSGVKPHKCDICSKSFLRKNELTIHMNIHTGVKPHKCDICAKSYLIKNELTIHMNIHTGIKPHKCDICSKSFLRKNALRAHMNIHAGVKPHKCDICSKSYLRKNELTIHMNIHTGVKPHKCDICSKSFHSKNPLRRHMFIHSGIKPYKCDICSKSYLRKNYLSVHMNIHTGVKPHKCSKDQLCKHIIHSGVK, encoded by the exons ATGGCAACCCTAATTTTGACACCTAACGATCTAGAAACCCCACTCGAGTCCATCACCAGTCCCACTTGCATATTAGTCTGTCAAGACCGTGAACTCCAAACGTCTCCAGGAGTTTGTGCTTCTTCCTCTCGAGtagcgatggagtgcagactttgtctctgCTCTGATCCAGCAGGCTCCTTCGTCTCCATCTACGACGACCCTCATCCACTGCGTTTGGTGCAgcgcatttggacctgctgtcagctgcgg GTTAGGAGAGGAGACCATCTGCCAGATATGATATGCCTTTCTTGTGTCAAAAATCTGGAGTTGTTCGACAGCTTTCGGAACGCTTCTATTCAGAATGACGCAACGTCGAGGGTGGAATTAGACAAGTATTTGAAAGTCAAGCCGGAGGAAGTTTTGCTGGAAAatttaatatgggaagatgAGCTGGATGCTCATTGCCCACCCGACATTTGTAGTTCACCAGTAGATGGCGAG atccCTGGAAAAACTTTAACACAGAAAAACTTTAACACTCGAAGAAAGCTGCACGAATGTGatgtttgttcaaaatcattccttagaaaGAATGAACTcactatacatatgaatattcatactgggataaagccacacaaatgtgacatttgttcaaaatcattccttagaaaaAATGCACTCAGAgctcatatgaatattcatgctggtgtaaagccacacaaatgtgacatttgttcaaaatcataccTTAGAAAGAATGAACTCaccatacatatgaatattcatactggcgtaaagccacataaatgtgacatttgttcaaaatcattccattCAAAAAATCCACTTCGCAGACACATGTTTATTCATAGTAAAGTAAAGccgcacaaatgtgacatttgtgcaAAATCATACCTTAGAAAGAATGAACTcactatacatatgaatattcatactgggataaagccacacaaatgtgacatttgttcaaaatcattccttagaaaaAATGCACTCAGAgctcatatgaatattcatgctGGTGTaaagccacataaatgtgacatttgttcaaaatcattccattCAAAAAATCCACTTCGCAGACACATGTTTATTCATAGTAAAGTAAAGccgcacaaatgtgacatttgtgcaAAATCATACCTTAGAAAGAATGAACTcactatacatatgaatattcatactgggataaagccacacaaatgtgacatttgttcaaaatcattccttacAAAAAATGAACTCAGAgctcatatgaatattcatagtggggtaaagccacacaaatgtgacatttgttcaaaatcattccttagaaaGAATGAACTCaccatacatatgaatattcatactggCGTAAAGccgcacaaatgtgacatttgtgcaAAATCATACCTTATAAAGAATGAACTcactatacatatgaatattcatactgggataaagccacacaaatgtgacatttgttcaaaatcattccttagaaaaAATGCACTCAGAgctcatatgaatattcatgctggtgtaaagccacacaaatgtgacatttgttcaaaatcataccTTAGAAAGAATGAACTCaccatacatatgaatattcatactggcgtaaagccacataaatgtgacatttgttcaaaatcattccattCAAAAAATCCACTTCGCAGACACATGTTTATTCATAGTGGaataaagccatacaaatgtgacatttgttcaaaatcataccTTAGAAAGAATTATCTCagcgtacatatgaatattcatactggggtaaagccacacaaatgttcGAAAGATCAACTCTGTAAGCACattattcatagtggggtaaagtaA
- the LOC143919968 gene encoding uncharacterized protein LOC143919968 isoform X2 encodes MICLSCVKNLELFDSFRNASIQNDATSRAELDKYLKIKPEEVLLENLIWEDELDAHCPPDICSSPVDGEIPGGKNTWNDNMAEIIDTSRHILAEELPLRKALDKICSTHSELDHKNKFQANLFTHKLDLVTQKSFNTLRKMHECDICSQSYLRKNELTSHMNIHAGVKPYICDICSKSFRSKCQVYKHMLIHSGVKSHKCDICSKSYHLKYQLRRHMVIHSGLSQHKCDICSKSYLRKNQLTAHMNIHTGVNPHKCDICSKSFHSKVQLCRHIVIHSGVKPHKCDICSKAFHFKAQLSQHIVIHSGVKSHKCDICSKSFLRKNELALHMHIHTGVRPHKCDICSKSFHSKGELCRHMVIHSGIKPHKCDICSKSFHLKVQLCRHMVIHSGIKPHKCDICSKSFHFKALLSQHIVIHSGVKSYKCDICSKSFRYKYQLCNHLAIHSGVKSHKCDICSKIFCYKYQLCNHMVIHSGVKSHKCDICSRSYVRKNELTLHMHIHTGVKPHKCDICSKSFHSKGELCRHIVIHSGVKPHKCDICSKSFHLKIQLCRHIIIHSGVKSHKCDICSKSYHYKAQLYQHMVIHSGVKSHKCDICSKSFRYKYQLCNHMVIHSGVKSHKCDICSKSYHYKAQLYQHMVIHSGVKSHKCDICSESFRYKYQLCNHMVIHSGVKSGKCASGSGQSGNF; translated from the exons ATGATATGCCTTTCTTGTGTCAAAAATCTGGAGTTGTTCGACAGCTTTCGGAACGCTTCTATTCAGAATGACGCAACGTCGAGGGCGGAATTAGATAAGTATTTGAAAATCAAGCCGGAGGAAGTTTTGCTGGAAAatttaatatgggaagatgAGCTGGATGCTCATTGCCCACCCGACATTTGTAGTTCACCAGTAGATGGCGAG atccCTGGAGGAAAAAATACTTGGAATGATAATATGGCTGAAATAATAGATACTAGTAGACACATTCTCGCGGAAGAATTACCATTACGAAAAGCTTTAGATAAGATTTGCTCTACACATTCTGAATTGGACCACAAAAACAAATTCCAAGCCAACTTGTTTACCCATAAACTTGATCTCGTGACACAGAAAAGCTTTAACACTCTCAGAAAGATGCacgaatgtgacatttgttcacaaTCATACCTTAGAAAGAATGAACTCACctcacatatgaatattcatgctggggtaaagccatacatatgtgacatttgttcaaaatcattccgtTCAAAATGTCAAGTCTACAAACACATGCTTATCCATAGTGGAgtaaagtcacacaaatgtgacatttgttcaaaatcataccatttaaaatatcaactcCGCAGACACATGGTTATTCATAGTGGATTAAGtcaacacaaatgtgacatttgttcaaaatcataccTTAGAAAGAATCAATTAACcgcacatatgaatattcatactggggtaaatccacacaaatgtgacatttgttcaaaatcattccattCAAAAGTTCAACTCTGCCGTCACATAGTTATTCATAGTggagtaaagccacacaaatgtgacatttgttcaaaagcaTTCCATTTTAAAGCTCAACTCTCCCAACACATAGTTATCCATAGTGGAgtaaagtcacacaaatgtgacatttgttcaaaatcattccttagaaaGAATGAACTCgccttacatatgcatattcatactggggtaaggccacacaaatgtgacatttgttcaaaatcattccattCCAAAGGTGAACTCTGCCGTCACATGGTTATTCATAGTGgaataaagccacacaaatgtgacatttgttcaaaatcattccattTAAAAGTTCAACTCTGCCGTCACATGGTTATTCATAGTGgaataaagccacacaaatgtgacatttgttcaaaatcattccattTTAAAGCTCTACTCTCCCAACACATAGTTATCCATAGTGGAGTAAagtcatacaaatgtgacatttgttcaaaatctttcCGTTATAAATATCAACTCTGTAATCACTTGGctattcatagtggggtaaagtcacacaaatgtgacatttgttcaaaaatattCTGTTATAAATATCAACTCTGTAATCACATGGTTATCCATAGTGGAgtaaagtcacacaaatgtgatatttgttcacgaTCATACGTTAGAAAGAATGAACTCaccttacatatgcatattcatactggggtaaagccacacaaatgtgacatttgttcaaaatcattccattCCAAAGGTGAACTCTGCCGGCACATAGTTATTCATAGTggagtaaagccacacaaatgtgacatttgttcaaaatcattccatttaaaaattcaactcTGCCGGCACATAATTATCCATAGTGGAgtaaagtcacacaaatgtgacatttgttcaaaatcataccATTATAAAGCTCAACTCTACCAACACATGGTTATCCATAGTGGAgtaaagtcacacaaatgtgacatttgttcaaaatcattccgtTATAAATATCAACTCTGTAATCACATGgttattcatagtggggtaaagtcacacaaatgtgacatttgttcaaaatcatatcaTTATAAAGCTCAACTCTACCAACACATGGTTATCCATAGTGGAgtaaagtcacacaaatgtgacatttgttcagaATCATTCCGTTATAAATATCAACTCTGTAATCACATGgttattcatagtggggtaaagtcAGGCAAATGTGCATCAGGATCAGGTCAGTCAGGAAATTTCTAG